A single window of Candidatus Rhabdochlamydia oedothoracis DNA harbors:
- a CDS encoding NAD-dependent malic enzyme gives MKEIQTSLRSEKLLNHSIYNKGTAFTVEERDVFHLHGLLPFHVSTLEEQVIRRYQNFLAQKNQLSKYTFLSSLQDRNEVLFYRLVLNHISEMLPFIYTPTIGEVSLQFSSLYYQHRGMYISYALQDKIEEIMANLSQKELDVVVVTDGERILGLGDLGVGGMAIPQGKLSLYTLFGGIHPLRTLPVLLDVGTNNQTLLNDPLYLGWRHPRISDDLYYDFIDRFVRALKKRFPKVLLQWEDFSKTHAKPLLEKYQGVLCSFNDDIQGTAAVTLSALLSAIQGSLLSEQKIVVFGAGSAGLGISYLIVKAMQEEGCSEQRAQENFYMIDRQGLIHTELSNLDSEQKKFARDYQSLRKWELNSFPISLLEVIKQVKPTILIGVSAQAKAFTKEIVTEMGKYVENPIIFPLSNPNSRSEATPEELLHWTKGRAIIATGSPFENVDYDSKQYTIAQCNNVYIFPGIGLGAIAAKIPKITDEMFIQAAYVLSKHSLFPDLFPPLKLLREVSREIAIAVIAVAENQELIPPMTKEIREKLVDQTIWFPSYPTYSFKQE, from the coding sequence ATGAAGGAAATACAAACCTCTCTACGATCAGAAAAGCTTTTAAATCATTCCATATATAATAAAGGAACAGCATTCACTGTAGAGGAAAGAGATGTATTTCATCTACATGGATTACTGCCCTTTCATGTTTCCACTCTGGAAGAACAAGTAATTCGTCGATATCAGAATTTCCTGGCTCAAAAAAATCAACTCTCTAAATATACGTTCTTATCGTCTTTGCAAGATCGCAATGAGGTGCTCTTTTATCGACTAGTATTGAATCATATCTCTGAAATGCTGCCCTTTATCTATACTCCAACAATAGGGGAGGTGTCGCTGCAGTTTAGCAGTTTGTACTACCAACACCGTGGAATGTATATCTCTTATGCGCTTCAGGATAAAATAGAAGAGATTATGGCAAATCTTTCTCAAAAAGAACTAGATGTTGTTGTTGTAACAGATGGAGAACGCATTCTAGGTCTAGGAGATTTAGGCGTAGGAGGTATGGCAATTCCTCAAGGAAAGCTTTCTTTATATACCTTATTTGGAGGTATTCATCCTTTAAGGACTCTACCTGTTCTTTTAGATGTAGGAACCAATAATCAAACCCTTTTAAACGATCCTCTCTATTTAGGTTGGCGCCATCCTAGAATTTCAGATGATTTGTATTACGATTTTATCGATCGATTTGTTAGGGCTTTAAAAAAACGATTTCCTAAGGTTTTATTGCAATGGGAAGATTTTTCTAAAACACACGCAAAACCTTTATTGGAAAAATATCAAGGTGTACTTTGCTCGTTTAATGATGATATTCAGGGAACAGCTGCCGTTACTCTATCAGCTCTTTTATCTGCTATTCAAGGATCTCTTCTCTCAGAACAAAAAATCGTGGTATTTGGAGCTGGATCAGCTGGGCTTGGGATTTCTTATCTGATTGTAAAAGCCATGCAAGAAGAGGGTTGTAGTGAGCAAAGAGCACAAGAAAACTTTTATATGATAGACAGACAAGGGTTAATCCACACAGAATTATCCAATCTAGATAGCGAGCAAAAAAAATTTGCTCGTGATTATCAAAGTCTACGAAAATGGGAATTGAATTCTTTTCCTATTTCTTTGTTAGAAGTCATTAAACAGGTAAAACCAACCATTCTCATCGGAGTTTCTGCTCAAGCAAAAGCCTTTACAAAAGAGATTGTAACAGAAATGGGAAAATATGTAGAGAACCCGATTATTTTCCCCCTATCTAATCCAAATTCTCGCTCAGAAGCAACACCTGAAGAACTTCTACACTGGACTAAAGGCAGAGCTATTATCGCAACGGGTAGCCCCTTCGAGAATGTGGATTACGATAGTAAACAATACACCATTGCACAATGTAATAATGTCTATATTTTTCCAGGCATCGGTCTAGGGGCTATTGCAGCTAAGATTCCTAAGATCACTGATGAAATGTTTATTCAAGCAGCTTATGTATTATCAAAACACTCCCTCTTCCCAGATCTATTCCCGCCTCTTAAGCTCTTAAGAGAGGTGAGTCGTGAGATTGCTATAGCAGTTATTGCTGTAGCAGAAAATCAGGAATTAATCCCTCCCATGACAAAAGAGATAAGAGAAAAACTTGTGGATCAAACCATTTGGTTTCCTTCCTATCCTACTTACAGCTTCAAACAAGAATAG
- the tpx gene encoding thiol peroxidase has protein sequence MEVTFKGSPIHISGSLPRLGIQAPDFVLIDKDLKKRSLKDYSGKRKLISIVPSLDTAVCSLSAKKLNQVIKANPESGVVLNISADLPFAQSRFCHAEEVDTIVCLSMMGSKDFAQSYGILMLDGPLASLCARAIVVLDENDTVIYTELVPEVTQEPNYTEALKHFLKK, from the coding sequence ATGGAAGTTACCTTTAAGGGATCCCCTATTCATATAAGTGGTTCATTGCCTAGATTAGGGATACAAGCACCAGATTTTGTTTTAATAGATAAGGATTTAAAAAAACGCTCCTTAAAGGATTATTCAGGTAAGCGTAAATTAATTTCTATAGTACCAAGTTTAGATACAGCTGTTTGCTCTTTATCTGCTAAAAAACTCAATCAAGTCATAAAAGCAAATCCCGAATCGGGAGTGGTTTTGAATATTTCTGCAGACTTGCCTTTTGCACAAAGCCGTTTTTGCCATGCAGAAGAAGTAGATACCATTGTTTGTCTTTCGATGATGGGGTCTAAAGATTTTGCTCAATCGTATGGAATTTTAATGCTAGATGGACCTCTTGCTAGCTTGTGTGCAAGAGCCATCGTTGTTCTAGATGAAAATGACACGGTTATTTATACGGAGCTTGTACCAGAAGTTACCCAGGAACCCAATTATACGGAAGCTTTAAAACACTTCTTAAAAAAATAA